From one Streptomyces sp. N50 genomic stretch:
- a CDS encoding DUF742 domain-containing protein — MRHWSEEDPWEDEDPALLVRPYTVTGGRTPTFHSGIELITLISTVRPPTRDQRLQPEQNRLLALCRTPTALVEVAARLDQPVAVIRVLLDDLLDNELVSVSPPAAAGTPDARFLQAVIDGIRRI, encoded by the coding sequence ATGAGACATTGGTCCGAGGAAGACCCGTGGGAGGACGAAGACCCCGCGCTGCTCGTCCGCCCGTACACGGTCACCGGCGGCCGCACCCCGACCTTCCACTCCGGTATCGAGCTGATCACCCTGATCAGCACCGTCCGGCCGCCGACCCGCGACCAGCGCCTCCAGCCCGAACAGAACCGGCTGCTCGCGCTCTGCCGTACGCCCACCGCGCTGGTGGAGGTCGCCGCCCGGCTCGATCAACCCGTCGCGGTCATACGGGTGTTGCTCGATGACCTCCTGGACAACGAACTCGTCTCCGTCTCCCCGCCCGCCGCGGCCGGTACCCCCGACGCCCGTTTCCTCCAGGCAGTGATCGATGGCATACGCAGAATCTGA
- a CDS encoding roadblock/LC7 domain-containing protein, whose amino-acid sequence MTAPNTTHGGLAWLLDNLIERIPETLHAIVLSEDGLLVGSSERLAQEDAEQLAAISSGVHSLALGTSRHFGGGRVQQTVIEMDDLFLFVTTAGGGARLAVLATSQVDVGNVGYEMTMVVRQVGQFLSAAPRFPEYSGAPFAGEHE is encoded by the coding sequence ATGACTGCGCCCAACACCACGCACGGCGGACTGGCCTGGCTGCTGGACAACCTGATCGAGCGGATCCCCGAGACCCTGCACGCCATCGTCCTGTCCGAGGACGGGCTCCTCGTCGGCTCCTCCGAACGGCTCGCGCAGGAGGACGCCGAGCAACTCGCCGCGATCTCCTCGGGAGTTCACTCGCTCGCGCTGGGCACCAGCCGGCACTTCGGCGGCGGGCGCGTGCAGCAGACCGTCATCGAGATGGACGACCTCTTCCTCTTCGTCACCACCGCCGGCGGCGGCGCCCGCCTCGCCGTCCTCGCCACCTCGCAGGTGGACGTCGGCAACGTCGGCTACGAAATGACCATGGTCGTACGGCAGGTGGGCCAGTTCCTCAGCGCGGCCCCGCGGTTCCCGGAGTACAGCGGCGCGCCCTTCGCGGGTGAGCATGAATGA